The Henckelia pumila isolate YLH828 unplaced genomic scaffold, ASM3356847v2 CTG_62:::fragment_2:::debris, whole genome shotgun sequence genome includes a window with the following:
- the LOC140873557 gene encoding uncharacterized protein, protein MAEPEEFEFSLKVMMFKERNKVLYAAVDSDFADVLLSFLTLPLGTIVRLLNKHYGDKAPILGSLNSLYACLQNMDDTHFWAEAGKLMLLNPRNSSEIECSRLKLQIDDTSPTRYFICPKWNCVSMYYQMRCLCPDSTYTDITKNVLEIGAPSGGKSGVFTAQTSSFILTDDMEILTNSPASILRILKLNGVKDTSALQERTLNVGLKEIMELLKGSLVSKTPLSDIVFSVSSVAATLHETKRFFAPVKCESDALLRDQTIQNSGSDSKKITLKVFVQKSTNRFLLAQARNDFVDFLFSLLIIPLGRLQFILGNNSYLGSIKSLYTSISNLEIVECMKSKEAITRLLEPQIPPYYLSCFQIFSLDQQRYPIINRNKNNRRSFKLLGSTSSGFGCVQMAMIDPKGQNSFIKGPTLFIVSDDLVVSTAASASIISTLDRMKIPISDVEEQEIGIGMEEALSILKASISSTRALSDGLKPFLMKQPKQEK, encoded by the exons ATGGCTGAACCGGAGGAATTTGAATTCTCTTTGAAAGTCATGATGTTCAAGGAAAGGAACAAAGTTCTATATGCTGCAGTGGATAGTGATTTCGCCGATGTTTTGTTGAGTTTCTTGACATTACCATTGGGGACAATAGTGCGGCTCCTCAACAAACACTATGGAGACAAGGCTCCAATTCTTGGAAGTTTGAACtctttgtatgcatgtttacaGAATATGGATGACACTCACTTCTGGGCCGAGGCCGGCAAGCTGATGCTGCTCAATCCAAGAAACTCGTCTGAAATCGAATGTAGTAGGCTAAAGCTTCAGATTGATGATACTTCACCGACCCGGTACTTCATTTGTCCAAAATGGAATTGTGTGAGCATGTATTATCAGATGAGATGTCTTTGTCCTGATTCAACATATACAGATATAACCAAGAATGTCTTAGAAATCGGAGCCCCAAGTGGAGGCAAATCAGGTGTCTTTACTGCACAAACATCGTCTTTCATTTTAACTGATGATATGGAAATTCTGACTAATTCACCAGCATCGATTTTACGGATTTTGAAACTAAATGGTGTTAAAGACACGAGTGCACTGCAGGAAAGAACTCTGAATGTGGGGTTGAAAGAG ATAATGGAACTGCTCAAGGGATCATTAGTTTCCAAAACTCCATTATCGGATATCGTTTTCTCTGTAAGTTCAGTGGCTGCTACTCTCCATGAAACAAAAAGGTTCTTTGCTCCGGTTAAATGTGAATCAGATGCTTTGTTGCGAGATCAAACTATTCAAAACTCTGGCTCAGATTCTAAGAAGATTACTTTGAAAGTCTTTGTGCAAAAATCAACTAATAGGTTTCTATTAGCTCAAGCCCGAAACGACTTCGTCGATTTTCTTTTTAGTTTGCTCATCATTCCCTTAGGAAGACTTCAGTTTATCTTGGGCAATAACAGCTATCTTGGGAGCATTAAAAGTTTATACACGAGCATATCTAATTTGGAAATAGTAGAGTGTATGAAGTCTAAAGAGGCAATCACTAGACTATTGGAACCCCAAATTCCTCCGTATTATCTTTCCTGCTTCCAGATCTTCTCTCTTGACCAACAACGTTATCCTATAATAAATCGGAATAAAAATAACCGTCGGAGCTTCAAATTACTGGGGTCTACTTCCTCTGGTTTTGGGTGTGTTCAAATGGCAATGATCGACCCGAAAGGCCAAAACAGTTTTATTAAAGGACCTACACTGTTTATTGTGTCTGATGATTTGGTAGTGTCAACAGCAGCTTCGGCATCCATCATTTCCACTCTTGACCGGATGAAAATTCCTATATCCGACGTCGAGGAACAGGAGATTGGCATTGGTATGGAAGAG GCTCTAAGCATATTGAAGGCCTCTATTTCTTCAACTCGTGCTTTATCTGACGGTCTCAAACCATTCTTGATGAAACAGCCAAAGCAGGAGAAGTAG